DNA from Gracilinanus agilis isolate LMUSP501 chromosome 3, AgileGrace, whole genome shotgun sequence:
agagttgttttgatttgcatttctctaattatgaaagatttaaaacagtttttcatgtgcttattgatagttttgatttcttcatgtgaaaactgcttcttcatgttccttgaccatttgtccattggggaatggcttgattttttttttttttgtacaattgacttagctctttataaattggaggaattagacctttttcagagggttttgttataaattttttcccccaatttgttgcttccattctaattttggttgcattgattttatttgtatggaaatttttaatttagtgtaatcaaaattattcattttatattttgtaatgttctttatctcttgcttggccttaaattctttcttttcccatagatctgataggtatattattctatgttcacctagtttacttataatttccctctttatatttaagtcatttacccattattattttatcttggtatagggtgtgagatgttgatctaaacctaatttctcccatactgttttccaattcttccagcagtttttgtcaaattgtggattcttgtcccaaaagctgggatttagGGTTTTAtcgaacactatcttgctgagggcatttaccccaaatctattgcattgatccacccttctctctcttagccaataccatgttattttgatgatcactgctttatagtacagtttaagatctggtactgctaggcctccatcctttacattttttttattagttcacttgacattcttgatattttgttcttccaaatgaactttgctccAAAGTAATTTGGGTGTCATTAAATTTAGAATTCTAAGACGAAATGATCATCTtattaatttgcttatcaattatGGGTAAAATGGGCAACtaagtggtagagtggatagaataccaggcctggaatcaagaagattcatcttcttgggttcaaccctggcctcagtcacttactatctgtttgaacttgggcaagtcacttaatcctgtttaccactgtttcctcatctgtaaaaagtgctagagaaagaaaatgcaaaccactccagtatcttcgccaagaaaaccctagatagggtcatgaagagttgatcAAACAACAAAAAGTATGGGTAAAATAAAAGAGTCAATAAAGATCGAAACTTTtcgtttgtttttaaattcaattttctttttttttcaactatacatagaaataatttttgacaattgttttctaacattttgcgattccgattctctccttccctccctatcCCTCCTCCATGAGGTGGTAAATaatctaatataggttataccagtgttttcatgcaatatatattttaatagtctCCATGTTATGGCTAAAGACATACATCACATGTACAACAAAAAactcatgaagtaaataaagtgaaagatgatttGCTTTGATCTGtgatcagattccaacagtttcttctttagctgtggatagcattttttattatgagtcctttggggttatcttggacccttgttttgctaataatagtttagttctgAGACTGAAGCTTTTCTAGGCAAAGAACCTCTACAAGAAAGAAGCCGAGCCAAGGGTGAACCTTTTCCATGTAGAAAAAGGCATGTTCCCATTGGGAGAATCAGTATGTTCTGTGctccctgttgtttttttttttgttgtcgttgttattgttgtttttctaaAAGGAACAGAAGTCTGTATCCTAACATAAATCTCCTTTTGGACTCACATCACAGGAAGGATCTTGTCAGACTTGGGACAACTCAGGTGATAGCCTCAATCTGTCTGAAAGAAAGTTTGTGATAGTGAAAAGGACCCTGGAGTTACAAACAGAATATATGGGTTCTAGTTTCAGTTGTACCATTAATTAGAAGATACCCTTGGGCACACCATCAAAGTTCTCAAGCATTTTgatgcttatctgtaaaataggtatgaTCATCCTTGTTCTGATTTCcttacaggattattgtgaaagATCATATGACATGacagaattgtttgttttttcctctaaagcagtggttcccaaacttttttggcctactgccccctttccagaaaaaatattacttagccccctggaaattaatttttttttaaattttaatagcaattaataggaaagataaatgcacctgtggccatcactgctttcctagatcattgcagcacccaccagggggcagtggcgtccactttgggaatcactgctctaaagtataatttatatgtatataatggatTATTTTCCCTTTGGTTGGCATTTTTTTATTCaaggatatttcattttcccaattacatgtaataacaactttCAACAGTTGattggcattttattttttttttaatttcaattaatttcatattttaaaaaattattcattttttaataacacatttccacattagttttCCAAAATGATATGATCCATTttgcctccctctcttcttccctccccacttgtGGAGCTGACAAAGCAGTTCTTTGATTGTCATTTTAAAGGAGCTCCTCAGATGCTTTGAGAGGAAGCATCTTTTTTCTGAAAGAAGAATCTAATGACACAATTCCGAATCTGCTTGGTCTTTACCCCGTAGACGATGGGGTTCATAGTGGGGGGCAGGAGCAAATAGAGATTGGCCATAATGATATGGATGTGTGGTGGTATGGTGTGGCCTCCAAAGCGGTGGGTGAAGAAGGTAAAGAAAGCTGGAACATAAGTGATGACGATGGCACAGAGGTGCGCCGTGCAGGTGCCAAAGGCCTTCTGCCGGGCGTCTGCGGATTTCAGGCTGACCACTGCTTTGAGGATCATGGTGTAGGAGACGGTGATACAGAGGATGTCAAAGCCCCCGATGAGAAGGGCAACCATCAGACCATACACGGCATTGACCTTTACGTTGCCGCAGGACACTTTGGCCACAGACATGTGGTCGCAGTAGGTGTGGGGGATGAGATTCCCCCGGCAGTAGGGCAGCCTCTTGGTGAGGAAAGCGAAGGGAATGACCAGCATGACGCCTCTCAGGAAGGTAAGGAGCCCAGCCTTGGCGATGACGGGCCTGGTGAGGATGGCACCATAGCGCAGTGGGAAGCAGATGGCCACGTAGCGGTCAAGGGCCATGAGCATGAGCATCCCGGACTCCATCCCCGTGAAAGTGTGGACAAAGAACATCTGAACCAAGCAGGCATTGAAGTCGATCTCCTTGAGGTTGAACCAAAAGATGAAGAGCGTGTTGGGCAGGGTGCTGGTGCACATCAGCACGTCTGTGAAGGACAGCATGGCCAGGAAGATGTACATGGGCCGATGCAGGGCTTCCTCCCCGTAGATGAGATACATGAGGCCAAAGTTCCCTGTGATGGCGATGACGTACATGGTGCAGAATGGGAGGGAGATCCATCCGTGCGCTGCTTCCAGCCCTGGAATGCCATTGAGGATGAACGAGCTTGGGGTCAAGCTGCTGGTATTTGGAACTGACATGCTTGAACCCAGAACGTCATGATATATGACCCAAAATAGAACAACCTctacaaatggaaagaaaagaggaagctaAAGATTTCCTGTAAAACTGCATGGAACACATGAAAAAATAGCTATAATACAGCATACTCCatgaatcagtcaataaacatttattaagaatctactatgtggcaggcaatGTAATAAGATCTGAGGATACAGAAACAGGCAAAAGACTGTCTCTGTTCTCAAATAGCTCTCAGTCTAGTGaatgagacaacatgcaaagaaatatGCACAAACAAGTTATATGCAGGCTATATTGAatgaatgtatattttaaatatagcCTGCAcatatctttatattttaattctagTCCTTTCCTTCTATTGACTGTTTTTGAAAGTGAAGATAATACATAGAAGgaaagcactaaaattaagatatataggatatatatgtatacatacatacatatatataatatctgataaattgaagataatcaataCAAGGAAAatattggaattaagaggggtagGGACAGGcttcctctagaccagtggttcccaaacttttttggcctaccgccccctttcctgaaaaaatattacttagtgccctggaaattatgaaactatttattgaactcagaagagaatgtaatacaaaaaaaagtgtggccatcactgcctccctagattgctgcagcacccaccagggggcggtagcacccactttgggaatctgctctctatggtaggattttggctgggacttgaaggaagccaaagaagccaGGAGATAACAGGAGAGAGAATCCCAGGCCTTTGGGACAGTCAGTTAAAATGCCCAGGGTAAGAGAATGAAGTgttttgtttgaggaacagcaagaaggccaggtATAAGAActtaagaagacaggaaaggcagAGGGAAGACAAATTCTAAAATTTGAACTCCcaagagaagattttatatttgatcttggagttgATAGGGAGCCAGTGAAGTTTATTGAGAAGGGAATTGGCAGGGTtgacctgagctttaggaaagtaatttttggcagctgaatggatgaggaactggagtggggagagacttggcAGAATCAATCAATAGGGCTGGttatgtcagaagagagaagagtgtaTAGAGAGAGATGTTACAAAAGGAAAATTGTCAGTCATTGGCAATAGGTTAGATGTGGCTAATGGGAAGGAGTGAGGAACAGAGGTATGGAGGATGATACCTAGACTGAGATCCTTGGTGGCTAGTGAGTGATACACACATGCTGAAAATAGACATATGGGAGAATGGTAGAGCCTTTAACattaatagggaagttaggaagaagaggGGGTTTGTTGGGAGAGaaatgagttcagatttggacGTTttgagttcaagatgtctaaGGGACACCCATTTTGAgatgaaaggcagttggagaaagaaagaggtcagcagagagatgaTTACTAGAATCTACAATTGCCAATCATTAGCTTGGAGGTAATAGATAAATCTGTGGGAGTCAGTGAAatcatcaagtgaaataatgtgaAGAGGGGAAGCAAATAGATCCCAGAACAAAGTCCTGTGTGGAAACCAAAGGTTGGTAGGTATGGCctggatgaagattcagcaaaggacaTTAAAAGGGGGttagtcagaaaaaaagaaaacgacAAAAAACCACCCCAATTGTTGAGTATGTTGGCTTTGTTGCtcactcttcttttctctttttgaaatatatgaagttattcttttttctgtcttttttcttttgtaaactttttgttttgtttaaaatggCTTTATAAAAGggtttaccttctttcttggaatggatactaagaattggtttcaagatggaagagaagtaagggctaggcaatggagatgagtgacttgcctccccccccccaaaaaaaaaggattcgttagaagtaggaggagaatgaAGAGACAGTAATGTCATGAGAACTTAGAGAGAAGATGGTTTCAAGGAGAAGAAGAAGCTTTCAGCAAATGGTCTCTTTTTTTCCcagtaaaatttgaaaaattgaaaaataattcctCAGGTTtggaggaaggatgaaaagatttggaattgCTGCTGTGGTGGTGGGTTAGTGAGTTAATTAGGGAAGGGTAAAATAATTACTTTGCAGCAATGAGGGCCCAGAtgaaattataaaacataaatttattaTGACCCTGTTTGTTTTGACTCAAATTTGTTATAACCCAATCAGcagtttcttgatttttctccagctttgttgttcagtcatttcagtccagTTTGACTCTTTCTGACCACATCTgaaattttcttagcaaaaatattggagtggtttgccatttccttctcctactcattttacagattaggaaactgaggcaaacagtgactttcttagggtcacacagctaatttctCCATGTATAATAGAGATGACTGCTGATGGAGGAAGGGATCCAAGGCTGAGACTTTGAAGAAAATCAGCAATAAAATAAGAGGTCAAGGGTctcaagagagaagaagaaagtgtAAAGTTGAACTGGTTCATCAAAGGGGCAagatgagaaagggagaaaaaatgtaGCCAGTGGACTGTggcctgagaaagaactgaggagtGGAGGGATTCAAGTCCAAAGCATGGAGGAAGAGTGTTTGGATTTGCAACTTAGAGGGATAGATGGAATGGCAATGCATTATAATTGGATAAGGGGATTTTCTGAGTTCTTAAACATTTGTAGGAGATGGTAAGATCCCTCTCAGTCATCTCTGTAACAGAGATAGAGTGGAGGCTTAggtcctgtaaaatgagaaatgattTATGAGATTGGGATGTTGAAGGAGTATCAGTATGAAAGTTGAAGCCAATCCCTAGTGTTGGGTCAagagtggagaaggaaaaaaatactgtgAGCAAGGAATCAAAGACATTGAAGAAAGGGGGGTGTAGTTAGGGGTCATGAGGTATCAGAATTTTGATTGGGTGGTAGATAAGGATTAAGTGAACCTCAGAGGAGAAGTTAGAATAAGGGTAGTAGAGAGAGAATCAGGAATTCTCAGGAAGGAGCAAGGAATATTTCAATTCATCTCCCTTGACCAGGAGAATGAGGAGAAGACTGGCCAATTCTGGAAAGAGAGACCAGGGAGGCTGTGTTATTCGGAAAGAGTCAGTTCTTGGTGATAGCctgaagatggaaggaaaaggaaaagaaaaatattaagatgAAAGCAAGTTCATTGCCTATGGAACAGGAATTCCAGCGAATACAGTAGAACAGGTGGGTAACTTTAGAGTGGGAtattgggggtgggtgggagtggGAATAAGGAAAGGGCTGGAAAGGGATAGGTTTGAATGATTAACTCCAGGAGTTCAGAATCGTTGGGAGGGATGGGTATGAATAAGGGGAAAGTGCAGATGAGAATCATGAACAAAGTACTATGAGAGGTCAAGGGAAGTCTgataatttttgttggtttgtttggtttttgacTGTGAGGGTCAGCAAAGACTTTGAAGGAAAGACAATATTTGGTGAATGTCCAAAAGAATGGGTAGATTGCCAACAGGTAGAAATGACCTAGAAGAAGGAAATTCTAGACCCAGAGCACAGAATGAGCAAAGTTAGAAAAGTCAGGAATATGGGAAATCAAGGGATGTTTGTTTTGGGAAGTATAAGAGATgagatgaaaaattattatacgatgggtatgtgatttgggatttaggctttaaaaaatcgctctctagcaaaaatgaataatatggaaataggtatcaagtgataacatctGTACAACCCCGTAGAATTGCTTGTCccctctgggagggaggaagaaaggagggaaagaatgaatcatacaaacttggaaaaatatttaaaaataaaaatttttttaattataaaataagattGGAAATTAAAGTTGTGCTCATATTATGAAGGGCCCTGAATGCCAAGCCAAGACAtttgtattattgttattgttgggtttttgtttttttttttaaggagggtGGTTAGGCAGTTGTGAGCCATTGAATTTTTTGAGCAGAGGACTGATATGAGCAGAACTCTGCCTAAGAAGTATTCATCTGGCCACAATTTTGATGGTggaataaaactggaaaaatacaGATACAAAAAATCCAGaggctgggcagctgggtagctcagtggattgagagccaggcctagagacaggaggtcctaggttcaaacccggcctcagacacttcccagctgtgtgaccctgggcaagtcacttgacccccattgcctacccttaccaatcttccacctataagtcaatacacagaagttaagggtttaaaatttaaaaaaaaaaaaaatccagaggctCTTATAACAGTATAAGGCAAATGGTATTGAAAATctgaattttccaaatttcccagaaaaaTCTGGGAGTCTCAATGAAAGGATAGAATATATGCCTAAGAGACCTGAGTTCCACAAAGAAACTCCATGCCTTACAATAGTCTTGCATTCTTAAAATCTATTCCTGCAGAACAAAATTTACATATGTCCTCCTAAGTGAGGAGAGATTCCAAAACCACTCCAGTGATGGTCTGTGAGCTTTTTCCAGAATCAGTCTAGTTCACTATTTGAGAAGCTTAGCACAAGGCACTGGGCTATCAGGtgatgaggagaaggaaaaataattcttCTTAGCATTCTTCTCAGATTCTAGGCTGTGGCATAAAAGAGCCACCATCTACTCTAGTGCTTAGTCATTTTAATGAATTTGCAAATCCTTGACCTAGTGCAGAATTGAGAAGACTGGAAGTAGAAGgtgaaaaagaaacaagagtcagaaatactttttttccaaATGACTAGGCttcaggaataataaaaataagctcTTTAATTGTCCAAGATAAACTCCCTAAAGTTGGAGTAGACAAAGGCCAGAGGAACCTTCCTCTCCTGTTATTCTCTGGCAGGATTGGCTCACCTGTGCTGGGGGCAATAGAGAGGGAAGATAACTTTGTAATGTTCTGTTCTCCTAAATCTTCCTCATTCTTGTTTGTTCTGTTCTAGCCAAAATCACAGCAAAATTTTCTACTAACCTGTGATAGCCTTCACATGACAGGGTTGATTGTGCCTTTTATGATGGCAGAGGAAGATGCAACAGAATCAACACTTTTCCCAACCCCATCATGTAATGACTTCAACAAACCTATATAAACAGACCATAATCGAATGAGATAGAAACTCAAGCTCAGAAATCAACTCACCCTGAAAGTATCAGGATAAAATCGAAGTCGCTGGCACATGCCCAGGGCATAGACTTGAGTCAGGGCTATGAGATGCTCCAAGactaaagaaggggaaaaaaaaaatcccttacctagAGGTGTCCCCAGCCTGTGGGGACACCAATTCTCAGGGGAAACAAATCGTTTATTCCAGGTTTCCTCACTACCCCAAAGGAAAGCAATGTCCCAActgctattttttttcctaaagggagggggaaaaaaggcagcATTGATATGGCCAATCTCTATGGGCTCACCTAGGGTCAAATGTGTTTTTCCCAGGGTATCTCCATGACTCAGTTGTTCCTTGGTATTCCTATTGGGTCAAGAACCAAGAGGGATTTGGGGTCAGAATCTATTtcaaaatctaagaaaaaaaatttttcataagCAATGATTAGGATTGTGgtttctcttctgtcttcccATAGCAGCAATAATGATCATAGTGGGTATATGGATAGAAAAAAGGAGTACTCTGATACCTCACATTATATTATTGAGTCCTCACACCAAAGTTGTCAGATAGAGGAGATGAATCATACAATTTATTCgataaatgaggaaagtgatgatgagaaaaataagacagaatataagggtttaaaagaaaaagaaaagtttagtgAATTGCTTGATAGGTATAAATGGGAGCTGAGATGGAAcccatttcattctttaaaagatggaagaaatagcAGAGAAAATTGTTATTTTGATAATGATTTTGACCTTAAAGGAGGATCATATAATCCATGCTCTAGATATGGAAGAACCATCACCTTACCCAATACTCTGGGTtataaagaagatatatataaaaatatacatatataagatatatattttttaatactaTGAACTTCTGgtgtatatgttttttttaaagtatgtgtgTCTACTTATATGTGTatgacatacatatatgcatatttcttAATCCTAGCTTTAATTATCttcatatatagaatatatttatatatagtacatGTATGTGCATTTCTATGTCTGTTTATACACATACCTATGTATCAtgtatgtacaatgttctcctggttctgctcacttcactttgcatcagtttataatAGGTCTTTCTATTGAGCTGAACATATATGTGTCTGCATGTATTTGTATACAATATAAAATTTGTGTgtgatattattatatatttatgtatgtgtatctatatatcttaacctcatagtaaaaaaaaaaagactttcctttacttttttttcttccatggctttttaaaatgttttactgatgctctttttaaatgtcttttgtaTTTCACGGAACTCAAGTCCTTTAGAGGTAATCCTATAAGTCAGCAATCCTGGTACTATAGTGCAGAATCTTCCTTTTGTAAATGCTTCTCAATAGCAATCAAATGGGGTGTACAGCTAGCTATCAGGAAGGTATTTACCCAAGACTGCATGATAAGAACATTAGCCAAAATATATCTTCCATAAGCTTGGAATTCATTGTTCCAGAATTGTACACAGTACCTATGGGAAAGGTGAGCAAAAACAATATATAGTCACTGAGTGAGATAGTCTTTCCTTATTTGAGctgagatttttattttgttttttaatattttatttttcaattacatgaaaaaaaaacattttaaccttttttttttaagtttaagccaaattctcccccttcctccctcccctcccatctccCTGAGATAGCAAGCAAGCTGATATAGATTTTGAATGTATAATAGcataaaatatctttccatataagTCATTTTCTGAAAGGGAATTcaagcaaacaaaagaaaattgaagaaataaagtgaaatagagtatgtttggatttgcattcagactctatcacttctttctctggaagcaaatagtattttcatcatgagacctcGATGATTTTcttggatcgttgtattgctaagaatagttgTCCTTCATAAATGTTCACCATAAAATCCTGCCATTTCttcgtacaatgttctcctggttctgctcacttcactttgcatcaattcatatagtcTTTCCATTGAGCTGAGATTTAATTGCATTACCCCAGATCCTTCTGTATTTTTTCACTTAAACAAAATTTGAACCACTTCTTCAATTACTATTTTtgctctttgatttctttgttttttaaaccctcaccttccatcttggagtcaatactatatgttggctctaaggcagaagagtggtaagggtaggcattgggggtcaagtgacttgcccagggtcacacagctgggaagtgtctgaggccagatttgaacccaggacctcccgtctctaggcctggctctcaatccactgagccacccagcttcccccctacCTGTTCCTTGATTTCTTGCTATTGATGAATATATTTTGCTTACTAAACATATGGAGAAACAGGAGCTAAACATACTCAGATTAAGCTAATGCAATCCTCCTGATCATGATTAGGACTATTATGTCACAGAGAAACCAGAAAAAGTATTttgaattcttttgtttttaatttaatccaCAAAAGGGAATTGTAATCCTAGTCTGCAAATATCTTTATGTATAATAAAGTGTTGTAACTCTAAACCAAAACACCTCTCTttaagggaggaggaaaaagtgCTTTctcaaaaaaagtaaataaataaaagggggaGGCAGGGTgtggcacagctaggtggctcagtagacagagccCAGGGGCCCAGAGTTgtgaggttctggattcaaatctagtctcagatactttctccTTTTGTGTCCCTGAACAAtttcacttaacctcatttgctgaatccttgctcttctgccttagagttgtcactaaggcaaagtaaggattaaaaaaagaaaagtgttttcTCAGTCACAATCATCCTATTCCCTTCAAACGCAGAAACTGCAGTCTCCTTTGCAGATGTGGAACAAGACATTCTAGATCCCAGATCTATCCATAATCTGTGCTAAGGTCACACCAGATCCTTGTGAACTAGTTCACACTTATGGACTCTGAAAAGGAGCTGTTGAAAACGTTTTCTCATATCCCTTCTTTGGGGTCAAGGTTGTTCTTTGTAATGTCACAATATTCCATTTCCATTGTCtatggttttttcttttgtttgtttgtttgtttttttacccttgtacttcggtgtattgtctcataggtggaagattggtaagggtgggcaatgggggtcaagtgacttgcccagggtcacacagctgggaagttgctgaggccgggtttgaacctaggacctcctgtctctaggcctgactctcactccactgagctacccagctgccctattgtCTATGTTTTAATATTTGTGTGTTGTATTTATTGTAAATATACTGTTTTCCAGGCTTTGCATATTTCATTTTGCAGGAGTTCATGAAAATCTTTTTACACTTCTTTATTGCTTCTCAGTTCTTACAACATTGCattcatattccataatttgtttgGCCAGTAAAAGTCAAATTaatcagggcagttaggtggttcagtggatacagagccaggtctggagatggcaggccttgggttcaaatgtgacctcagacattttctagctatgtgaccctgggcaagtcagttgagtTTAATTGCCCATCCCTTAGcctccttctgtcttggaaccaatacttagcacctattttaagatagaaggcaaagggtttaaagaaaaatgaaaccaattaCTCAATGGGCATATACTTTATTTCCAGGTCTTTCCtaccacaccaaaaaaaaaaaaaaagtattacaaacatttttggtttttatgtagtctttctttttttgacaaaATCATTGGGATATATCTTATCAACAGCAGAATCTCTTAttcaaaggaaaaggacatttTGGTCTCTGCAAAATTACCCATtgctttacaaaatatttcaCTAATTAACAAAACAACTCTCTACTAATGAATCAGAGAGTCTATCTTCCTACAACATCCCAATATTGATCAATGATATCTTTTGACATCTGGCAAATTTGAAAGGTGTGAGGTAAAACCTAAGGATTTTTCTGATGTACATTTATTAGTGATTGTCAGAATTCTTTCATGGAGTTGAAACATTttgcatcttttcttttctttttaaaaaaaaaaacaatttccttctattttagaatcaatactgtgtatttattccaaggcaaaagagtagtaagggctaggcaatgaaggttaaatgtcacacaggaaatatctgaggtcagatttaaacccaggacttcttgtgtCTAGGTCTTGCTTTCAGTCTATTAAGCCACAGAGTATGTtcccatatatttcttttaagaactgtgtgttcatgtctcttgaccatcTATCTATCTGGAAGTAATCTgttaattatttacatatatcaGATACCAAAATCttatcagagaaatatgagacttagatttttttttccccatttgatcAGATTCCCTTT
Protein-coding regions in this window:
- the LOC123238661 gene encoding olfactory receptor 52N1-like; this encodes MSVPNTSSLTPSSFILNGIPGLEAAHGWISLPFCTMYVIAITGNFGLMYLIYGEEALHRPMYIFLAMLSFTDVLMCTSTLPNTLFIFWFNLKEIDFNACLVQMFFVHTFTGMESGMLMLMALDRYVAICFPLRYGAILTRPVIAKAGLLTFLRGVMLVIPFAFLTKRLPYCRGNLIPHTYCDHMSVAKVSCGNVKVNAVYGLMVALLIGGFDILCITVSYTMILKAVVSLKSADARQKAFGTCTAHLCAIVITYVPAFFTFFTHRFGGHTIPPHIHIIMANLYLLLPPTMNPIVYGVKTKQIRNCVIRFFFQKKDASSQSI